ATGTGCCATGGGGAACATAACAGAACTGAAAGGTTTTAACAGATACTTGACAGCTTTCTCCACATGTCAAAAGTTGTACAGCAGTTTACAactattctattttttttttttttttgtattgtataAGTATTTTTAGCCATTATATGTCTTTATTAGCAATtagagagaagagagatgacaggaaattagggagagacagatgaggaaTGACAAGCAACAAAGGTCCTGGAGCGAGCAGACCCACACCAGGGACGCTGCAGTTCATGGTCAGTGCTTTAAACTCGCAGGCCAGCGGTACATCCTGATTTTACAGGACAACCTCCTACTGTTATGAAACTGAGACCGATGTGGACACAAACCATCAACCGCTGCTTCATAAATTGGCAGAAATAAACAGATTAGAATTACTTAATGAAGGGGTGGGtggttttaaataaaataaaaacttgagTCTCCATCAGCATGCACAGCTAGGGCTCGCTAACCCAGCAGGTGAAGCGGGCAGGTTCATCATGTGTCAGCTGGTTTGTAGTAATTTGTGCAAATTTCTTTTGGAATGTATAACACTAAAGCACGTGATGAACAGATACGAGCTTTAAAGTGGGCACTGCAttgtttcttgtcttttcttgtttACTACTCAAAATGTACATATAGGTATATATTCCCAAACAAATTTGTGTTGAGTGACATGTCCATGAAGGGTCATGAAAGGGGGCCCAAAGCTGATCTTTTACCCCGGGCTGCCTCAGCAGGTTTATCCGGCCATGTGGAGAAAGGGACTCTGGGAATGTGGAGGCGCTGTTGAACACTttcacaaaatcacacaaaatcAATTAACTGAGCTTTCTTTAATCTTTTCCTTTAAAGGTTTTTCAGGGAAGTTTTTCCTTTACCAAATAGATTAAAGGATGGAGAGTATCTGACGCTGAATTGGGATTTGACTGACGTTTCTCCGTCGTTAACTCTGGTGTAAAGGTGTCTGGCGCCATCTAGCGTCATTTATTAAGTATCGCAGTAGTGAGTGACTGTAAACAAAGGCGGCGCGAGGAAGGCAACTTTATGGTCAGGTGACTACAGAACGAATCATGTGACTGAGTCAGCGAGGCACTCAGTAGGAAGTCCAGGGTATGTTGGGCTCCGCGGAGTGTGAAAGACGCGCGATGTTCGGCGTCCTGTGCCTGTTTGCGCTGTTTGACGCGGTGTGTCCGCTGGACAGCGGCATGCTCTTCCCCCGGGAGTCTTCCTCcagggaggtgaaggagctgAACGGGCTGTGGGACTTCAGGGCGGACAAGTCCCCCAACAGGAAGCAGGGCTTCGAGAGGGCATGGTATAAAAGTCGCCTGGCAGAGGTGAGCAGGAGAGCATGAGTCAAGCACAGTCTGTGATTTATTTCCTGATTCACTACGATTCAGAGGAAATGTTGTGCTTTTCTATTTGATACCCAGAGTTATCAGTTGTGGTCACTAGCAGATTCACatgtaatataaaatataatcacAGGGTTGATGCATAggtcaaaacacacaataataaatagaaaatgtaCTTGCATACTTCAGGAGGTGTATAACTCAACAAAGTACATGAAGGTCTGCAGGAATTGTTCATTAAGATCATTATTTACAATCTAATGTCCACATGAATATGAGCTTAACACCTTCAAGTTCAGTTAGCCTGTCAAACACAGTCATAATACCATAGGCTGCTGTTCCCAACCTTCATGCTTTGTGAGCCTTTGTAAGGATTGCTGGTCGTGGCCTTAGTGTGGACGTTGATTGCGAGCTGTAGACtgatctgtctttttcttctcagtTTTTTTAAGAGGCCAGAAGAAGTCCAAGTATCTAATATTTCtcaagaaaaaagacaaatatagaGAACTGTTATTCCTTGAATCCTCTTGTGATCCCTCAGATTCGTCCTGTGAGTTCTTGACCTCCAGTTTGGAATCCGATCATTGTCATAGGAGCAAGATGGAGATCAAAGTCTTTATTGACTCCATTATTAGctgttggtggtggtgatggtggtggtggtgttggctATTATCACCAGCTACAAGCTCACTGCAGAGTACAGCTGAGCCACTGATAGAAATGAAGTATTGTCACTTCATTGAGGTTGTATTCTCCTTAGACTGGCCCAGTGATTGACATGCCAGTTCCTGCCAGCTacaatgacatcacacaggaCCCTGAACTGAGGAATTTCATTGGCTGGGTGTGGTATGAGCGAGAGGTGGTGGTACCTGCCCGCTGGGTCGCTGATGAAGGAATAAGAGTAGTTCTCAGAGTGGCGAGCGCTCACTATTTTTCCATCGTGGTGAGTATCATGTGAACGACATAATCTGCAACAAgtattgcatttttaaaaaatgacactCATCCCTTTGTACCCACCGGATGTAATAATGATCAGGCTAATTGGGAATCATTGCCTTTATCTGTTGCAGTGGGTGAACGGGGTGAAAGTGACAGAACATGAAGGTGGCCATCTTCCCTTTGAGGCTGAAATAGGCAGTTTAATCCGCAAGGACCCAGCTGCACCGTGCAGGATCACCATCGCAGTCAACAACACTCTGACTCCACAGACTCTCCCTCCTGGAAGCATCCAGCACATGGACGACCACACCAAGTAACCTTGTTGTTTTTAGCTCGAAAAacacttcttttttcttttttttttaactatttatttagttttgtttgtatagaaacagcaggaacagagaaaaataaataaataaataaataacaaagtAATTCAAAAGGGGGCATACAAATTCTCAGTCAGTTGAGTAAGCattatctttgtttttgaataatGTCCATTTCCTCCATCCAGTGccctgtttttggagcatcagGTTTCAACCAGTTCCTAGTAATGGCCTTCTTATAGGCAACAATCATTATTTTGAAGAGGTACCTGTCTTCTTTCATAACAACTCCTTCTGGGATCAATCCCAGATCCAGAACCCGTGGGTCCCTGGGTACCTTATATTTTAAGATGTCCCCCAAAAGTCCAATACTGTCATCCCAGAAAGGTTGTAGTTTGGCACATGACCAGAAAATATGACTGTGATTGGCATTATAGTTTCCACATTCTCTGTTGTTTGCtgtctgtttgcttttaatttgcGGCGTGACAAAGAAACGTGTCAGATTTTTCCAGCCAAACTCTCTCCAGCGTTTAGAGCTCGTGCAGCTGTGTTGTGTCTTACATAATAAACGCCAATCACACTGAAATTTCGGTCttgaaaaacacttttaaagcACTGAGTTCACAGGAGAgctgaaatgtatttatgaGCTCGCTTCACTTTAAACAGATGGAAACGCTTTTTAAAGcatcttttccattttttgtcATCGGCTCCTTTTAGGTGATTTAATGCCAACTCTGTCTGCCACACAGATACATTTGGAAAACACCAGTCttcatttccagtcttttgaACAAACAGATGTTATTCCTTATCCAGGGATTCTAGCATTTTCTAGTTTGACGTAACATTTTTTCTGATATTAAAGCGTGTACCTGTCAGTGAGTATTCAgacaatgaggaaaatgtaaTCACTCAACAGGTATCCTGATGGCTTCTTTGTGCAAAACATCTACTTTGATTTCTTCAACTATGCTGGCATACACCGTCCTGTCTTGCTGTATACCACTCCTAAGGCTTATgtggatgacatcactgtggtgACTAACTTCTTGGATAACACCGGTAACTGAATCCATCTGAATACACTGAAGGCACTAATGTTGTCCATTTCAAATCATCACTCGCACCAAAGCAGCAAAGAGAGTAAACTGTTAGTTGACAAAACATAGTTTGATGGAGAAGAGCtgattttctcttgttttttgtgatgttttgtgaCATCGTGctgtgtttccctctgtttcaggtATAGTCAAATATAAGGTATCAGTCCAAGGTGCTGCTACAGCCACCCTGAAGGTCACTTTGATAGACAAAGATGGCCGCACTGTGGCCTCCTCCAACGAGCCATCTGGAGTGCTCACAGTAGTAGATGTCAAACTGTGGTGGCCGTATCTGATGCATGAGAATCCAGGTTATCTGTACTCCATGGAGGTAAGACAGCATGTTCACATACATGTCAAAGTGACTTTCAGATGCAGCTGACATGGGCATTGCCACTCGATTTGTGAGAGTAATAAGACTGTTGGCTTGATAAAGAACAATTAATTATGAGGCTGAACGCTGTTTAATGCACTTAACAGCATGTTTACCACTAGGAAAATCACAAGACTACATCCTTCACCCAGTGTTCAAGCTTAAGTTTGGGGAGGTTAACGTATATAATTATACAATCGGGTAAAATTACCCAATTCTACCACCATAGTTATTCTGTAATTTAAAGTTCTCTCAAATCAGATTACCAGGGGTGAGCTTTGGCCAGGTTGTGGTCTTCAGGGAAGGTCACTTTAACACTGAGCAGACAAATAAACTCATTTTGTTTATTCACTCCTGTTCAGCTGAGATGAAAAAATGTTCCTGACATTTGCACTTTTATATCTAGGTTCACTTAATGGCATCGGATAAAAGCTCAGCATATGAGGACGTGTATACTCTACCAGTGGGCATCCGCACAGTCAATGTCACCAGCACCCAATTCCTCATCAACAACAAGCCTTTCTATTTTCATGGAGTCAACAAACACGAGGACTCTGATGTGAGTACCGGCAGAGGGAAGCAAAACTTTTGCCAAAAGACTCCTTTAGCTTTGTAGCAACAGATCTGTCCAGACAGAGCTGACATCTTTCTCTtaacaaacaggaagtttggTTGAAAAGAGGATCCAGTTCAAAAATCCACCTCTCCTTTCACCTTTCTTGTGTTGTAGATTCGAGGTAAAGGCTTCGACTGGCCTCTGATTGTCAAGGACTTTAACTTATTGAAGTGGTTGGGGGCCAACTCGTTCCGCACTAGCCACTACCCCTATGCTGAGGAGATCCTGCAGATGTGTGACCGCTATGGCATCGTGGTGATAGATGAGTGCCCGGGGGTGGGCATCAAAGACATGTAAGTGTCACGGCTCACATGTCTGTGACCTTTGGGTGTGTTTGAGGGTTCAGAGCGGTCAACACAGTGATCATCTTCCTGtatgaggacagaggacagacttaTATGTGGTGCTCATCACCAGCTCTCATGAAAACCTCCTGGCTGTTTGAGTCTAAATTTAATGGCCGTCCGTCCAGATGAATTAATTAAATGGAACTAACACTGAAgggaaaagagcaaaaagaagaaCCAGATCATTTAGAGCTTGAAGCCAAATTTCAGGAAGTTTCAGTTCATTGTGAGCGCCCACATGCAGTTTGCTGCAGTCACATTCGATCAAAAACAGGTCAGCTTTGCAGCAGGAAACATGCAGAAAGATTTCCCACTTCCCAGCATCCTTCTAACATTTTTAGGCAGCAgtgtcagcctgtcagctggTTGGTCCACCATCATCCGCTCCAAATTTCAGTTTCTCCAATACTTTAGATTACGACCAGATGCCTGCAAGACGAATGACGTTCCCATCAGTCTCATCTGAACTTTGTCTTTAGTGCTATTTAGCAAAGGTTACCATGCTaaaatgcatgtaaacattATGCCTGCAAAATATCATTGTGCTAGCATTGTCATTaagagcatgttagcatgctgatggaAGGACTTGAGTTTTGAAAGAGATGTGAATGAATGTAGTGTTCTCTTTGTGGAGTAGTTTAATGAAAGGCACAGAAGCAGAAGACGACTTTTCAATCTGCGCCTGATAAGCGGAACAGTTCTCACTGTTCTTGCATGGTTTGTGAAAAACTAACCTGAAATGATCTGCTGGATCTGGTGTGCTCGGTCTTTTGTGTCTTGCCGATGTAGTCGCAGTTTTGGAAACGTCTCCCTCACCCATCATCTGGATGTCATGGACGAGCTCGTACGTCGGGACAAGAACCATCCCTCTGTGGTCATGTGGTCAGTAGCCAATGAGCCGGCTTCAGAGATGCCCCCAGCTGAATTCTATTTCAAGTGAGTACTGGTCATTTTGTTTGGATGTGAGGAACTTAATTTATCCTCtcatcaaatattcattcaCACAAACTGACTGTTGAGTCATCTGCTCCTTCTAGATGCAAGATCATTCACTTTTCTCTGAGCACTGACAGCTAGAGCTCAGTCACAGTCTGAGGCCTCAAGAGGATAACAgggcaaacaaacactcaaccTACCCATCACTGTTGTCAATATGTAATACTGTAATCATTCAAAACTTGCAATGTTATCACCTGAaggtgctttttgtttttcttacaggACCTTGATAAAACACACCAAAGATCTGGACTCCACCCGGCCCGTCACGTATATCACAGACAGTAATTATGCCAGGGACAAAGGGGTGAGTTCAACATCAACAGTATGCATTCATGAAAACCTGCACAGCACATCGATTATTTGTCATCTTTATTAATTGACACATTGGttgtaattattttgttttgtaatgcaAGTGTTATGTATGTGTAAGTACATATATGTATACTTATAACTATATTAATatgcatatatttatatatatatatatgtatatacacacagacattaacTTTAATTAGTACTTTAACTTCAATAATCTGTGTAATCATGACTGTGTAGGTCTGTTTTTTGAtcacatttgattgacagtgctGGCAAGATAACACATTGTCACATTCTGATTGAAATGTTGTTAAATCCTGATTGAAGTGATGACACCTGTATCCACATCAGCCCAGCCTGTGCCGAAGCAGTGAgaagaacacagagaaaacaacgTGAAATAACCGCAGCTGTTAAAACTTGAGCAGAACAGTGTGTTCATGTAGGACCTCATCATTCCTAGCTGGAAGTTGttggagaaaatgtgttttcaaggCCTTAAAGGTCCCGCAAGTCACATCCTGACACTTACTGAATGTTCTTGTATATGAACAACCTTAAGTGAATGAGATAAAGTGCCTGATGGAAAATATGGGAGTTGTCAAGGAAGCTCCTCAGTTTCATTTGTTCAAATTCCAAAACGGCTTTTCGACCCAATGTCAAACTAAGTTGTTGACATACCTCAGAATGGTTGACATTCCTGTGCTGTGACGAATATCTTTCAGGGTTTAGTTAGTAGCTTGAAGGTACTGATTAGTTTGCAGCCATTAATTTGTTAAGGACTCTGGCTGGGGGAGCACAGAACCTGCCACCCCACAGTTCTTATTGGAAAAGCATGAATTGTGTCTCTAGAAGtcatattttgtcttttattttgtttgtagGCTCCCTATGTGGACGTAATCTGTGTAAACAGTTACTTATCCTGGTACCATGATTCAGGCCACCTGGAGGTCATCCCAATCCAGCTCAACACTCAGTTTGAAAACTGGTATGGAAAGTACAAGAAGCCCATCATCCAGAGTGAATATGGAGCCGATGCAGTGCCGGGGCTTCACAGTGTGAGGATCcatgcacatacacatccaTTAACCCGAATGTAGTGCACCAGCTATTATATTACATCTGTTGTGGCATCCTCAGGCTGAGACGAATCTCAGGTTTTGTTAAATTTTGTGTCTGAGAGATTCCGATTGCAACACATTTTCCCAGAAACATGTTAATGCCGAGGTTAAGAAGCTGTTTTTTCACTCTCCAGGATCCACCCGTAATGTTTACTGAGGAGTACCAGAATATCGTCCTGCAGAGCTACCACAACGTGTTTGACGAGAAGAGGAAGCAGTATGTCGTTGGCGAACTCATCTGGAACTTTGCCGACTTCATGACCGTACAAGGtactgcagctgcagatcaAAACTACATCTGCATTCACAACTGCTGGGATGCCTCccagtttttctccatttacTTCCCTCCATGACTAGTTTAttcagtgttctgttgttgctctagaaaagctgtttttaggCATAGGCCAGCCAGGTGGTCACCTAGGGCACCACGAGCTGGAGAGGTGCTTCAGACGGTCAGTCTGCTTATAAAAGTCTGTCACACTGATGTCCGACTCACTGCAGTAAACACCTGATTCTGAGAGGAGGGCACAGGCAGACTGTGGAGGGGCACTCTGTTGGGGGCTGAGGCTCGCTGTCATGCTTCATTTCCTCACACTGCTGCATAGGAATCATGCAGCCTGTTATTTAATTTCATATGATCCACGCCTCCACCAGGAAGACTCACAGTAGGTTATGTGCACTGGTATGCTTCAAGTTGAGTCATGTTGTAAGCAGTAAGTCTGCAGTTTTAACaaaggaggaggcagcagtTAAACAGACTCTCTTCAAACTCACATTCACAAAATACTGAGTCTAGATCCTGTCCTGACCTTCAGGTCCACACTGACGTCCTCTCCAGCTATTGAAGAAAACACTGTAGAACACTGTACAAGATACTGCAGCACGTTTTATTTTCTTAACGCACAGCTATTCAGCTGTCAAATATCTAAACTGCCTCACTAATGTGAATGCAGGCCTTTACGgtgtgaatattaaaataaatattggaTCCCACAGCGCAGTCAGGACGGCTCTCAGTGAAAGTCTCACACTCCATGACAAGTTGTAACAGGGACTGCTGTGCATACACAGTAAAATGACTAATTGACAGATGATGTTGACCACATGGCACAGACCAGAAGCTGAatgaaattacatttgaaataataaaatcaagTAAGTAATcaagtattatttatttgaatgaaaagaTCAGTCCCCCAGAGGAGACAGTGGACGTCTTGCCAAGAGCAGCACACTGTCCAGAACCGGCTCAGCTGTAGAAACGGTGAATCTAGATGGGGAGATTCGGCCGGTGCTGGTGATCTGCATCATTTTTGCATTGTTAGACGCTACAGGAGATGTCAGTGTGCCATACAGGAGGTGTGTGAAAGTCAGCACTAACTTCTTGCCAGCTTCACGCCCTCTTGTCCTCTGGTCTGACAAGTCAGAACACCCTGGTGACAGAGCTATTTTTACCACTTCGAACTCCTTGTACATGTAGCTATAGACTCTGCTTTCTTGCTTTTGGCTTTTGGCATTTAGGAAGTTAAGCTTGCtatgaaaaaaagaggagaaagaatcCTTCACACCTTAATCAATCTGCATACTGGCCCGACAAAAGGCTTCTCTGCTTCTGCGCATGACAAGGTTCTGGTTGGTCCTTCTCGTGTCTGCAGGGGTCACCCGTGTGGTGGGGAACAAGAAGGGCATTTTCAGCAGGCAAAGGCAGCCCAAAGCAGCAGCATTCATCCTGAAGGACAGGTACTGGAGACTGGCAAATCAAACAGGCAGGCTGCCTCCTTGGACCAAGTACCCTTGCTCACTGTGACACCCGCCGGTTGGGACACCCAGTCCATGACAGGCTCCATCCCATGCAAATACTAACGTATGGAAAATGCTGGTAAAATTCATGAGGCAGTTCGCTGAAGCACAAATACAACATTtcctttaaaatcaattcaatGTGGGCACATGAGGTCAAACCACCATGAGACACTTTTTAGCAATGCTATTCCTGTGGTCTGTGATCTGAACATCCAGCACTGTAAGCAGGTTAATCTGCCACACATTCTGAACATAAAAGCAATTTCTGATACTGCTCAAATTAGCCTCTGGTGCCTGATCAATGGTGcaataaacattttataataGTCATTAGAAATGTGATATATTTTCCTTTGGATACACCTGAGTGAGCGTGAAGCAGTGTATTTAGTTGTTACAGGATGTTCTCATACAGATACAGGTTTCCATTGCTTCATGAACAAACAGACCAAAATGCTTCATCAGTGATCAGCACTGACCATTCCTCCAGCCAGGtgatgtgagcacacacacacacctgcacagacagCACATCACATTACAAAGACTTACACActgtctcctcttttcctttcctccatGTGTCTTctctaaaaagaaaaagccatgTGTTTACACACTGATGTAACAGCTGTGATTGAGGCGTGTGTTGTTTGATCACCAGCGCCTCCGGTCTGCATGTttaagtgtccttgagcaagacggTGAACCCCATCATCGTGAGCGTAGAACGCCCTGAGTGGTCGGTAGATTAGAAAAGCGGCATATAAATGCAGCCCGTTTACAGTctgttatttctgtgtgttttgcagcaAGCCTGACAGTGCTGAACAAGAATCACAATGCTGACTCTAACTACAAgttctttatttttatatgtGAAAAtctagaaaaagaaaacacttgttGAACATGAATCAAGGTATTAAAGATAAAACATGCACTCAGTATgcaaactgtctttttttcaAACCGTTCTCAGTATTTTCAACATTACTGTTACTGTCAGACATTGGGATGAACTCTGGACTCACTGTGGCTttcaaaaatacacataaagGGTTAAGTGACGTGTTGATGGTGGCGTGACTTCAGGCTTTTCACTATCAGTGACTCATACACTCATCACGTGACTGACCTTTGTCTTACAGCTGGATTATGGAGAATATTTAGATTTAGCTTTAGATtcctttcaaacacacagcagcatatttACTTAATTTATGTCAGTAATtgtttgaagacattttgtaaacacaataaaagcaataaagcaAGCAATAAAAACAGGCCTTTTTGGATTTGGTCCATCTCTAATTGCTGTTCACACGATAATTGTTGCACAACTGGAGATGAATGCGTCATTAAACACACTGTTCTCTcaacaatgaatgaatctgTATCAGCACTGATACACTGACCTTATTAAACAGACTATCTGCCACATGTGACTGATCCACATTCACTCCTTTCTCTTAGTCATATTACAACAGGGTTTAGACACACGGTTCACTTAGCAACTGCAGAGGTACTCTGTAGGTTCACGTCTAATTTTTCATATCCTCTCATACAAGGCTGGTGTTTGACGGCATTTTATTGCATCTGCGCTCAGTATTGATTTCCATCATGGAATCTATCTATCTCTATTTCTTATTAAATCTACATGAGTAAGGTTTCAAAAACATGTAACACcagtaaatgttaaaataagGTCCTCACTAAGAACATAAAGATATTCAAAGTGTTAGACCTCAACCAGTGCCACGTTTAGGgaaatctgttgttttgttttgcattattcTTTGCTAATaaaatggagaaagagaggataaaacatttgatatgaGACGTAACAGAGCGAGCTTAAGCTACGAGTGGAAACGGCAGCAGCATCCTTTCTGTCACTTTGGAGGAGctttccaaaaaaacaaaaccctgatgatgtcatcggGGTAGACATGATCAAGTTGCATTATGGTCATTGTAAGGTCCTGCGTTTTGGTGGCTTTCCTCTTCTATTTTTGTCTCTTGTAAAAAcccaactttatggaagtgcaacAATTAATACCTTGAGTGCCCCTTTAACAACTCTGTATTTTAACAACTTGGAATCAGACCAAACTATTGAAG
This region of Chaetodon trifascialis isolate fChaTrf1 chromosome 16, fChaTrf1.hap1, whole genome shotgun sequence genomic DNA includes:
- the gusb gene encoding beta-glucuronidase produces the protein MLGSAECERRAMFGVLCLFALFDAVCPLDSGMLFPRESSSREVKELNGLWDFRADKSPNRKQGFERAWYKSRLAETGPVIDMPVPASYNDITQDPELRNFIGWVWYEREVVVPARWVADEGIRVVLRVASAHYFSIVWVNGVKVTEHEGGHLPFEAEIGSLIRKDPAAPCRITIAVNNTLTPQTLPPGSIQHMDDHTKYPDGFFVQNIYFDFFNYAGIHRPVLLYTTPKAYVDDITVVTNFLDNTGIVKYKVSVQGAATATLKVTLIDKDGRTVASSNEPSGVLTVVDVKLWWPYLMHENPGYLYSMEVHLMASDKSSAYEDVYTLPVGIRTVNVTSTQFLINNKPFYFHGVNKHEDSDIRGKGFDWPLIVKDFNLLKWLGANSFRTSHYPYAEEILQMCDRYGIVVIDECPGVGIKDIRSFGNVSLTHHLDVMDELVRRDKNHPSVVMWSVANEPASEMPPAEFYFKTLIKHTKDLDSTRPVTYITDSNYARDKGAPYVDVICVNSYLSWYHDSGHLEVIPIQLNTQFENWYGKYKKPIIQSEYGADAVPGLHSDPPVMFTEEYQNIVLQSYHNVFDEKRKQYVVGELIWNFADFMTVQGVTRVVGNKKGIFSRQRQPKAAAFILKDRYWRLANQTGRLPPWTKYPCSL